One window from the genome of Vidua chalybeata isolate OUT-0048 chromosome 3, bVidCha1 merged haplotype, whole genome shotgun sequence encodes:
- the IMP3 gene encoding U3 small nucleolar ribonucleoprotein protein IMP3 gives MVRKLKYHEQKLLRQLDLVNWEASGGNLAEVRALRRYRVGRREDYVQYKALARAVRNLARKLRDLGPASAAFRARCAAALLEKLHGLGLVKSRQSLAVCESLSAAAFCRRRLPCLLVKLRMAQNLRHAVTFVEQGHVRVGPEVVTDPALLVPRAVEDFITWVDASRLRQKVLDYNQERDDFDLAA, from the coding sequence ATGGTGCGGAAACTGAAGTACCACGAGCAGAAGCTGCTGCGGCAGCTGGACCTGGTGAACTGGGAGGCGTCGGGCGGGAACTTGGCGGAGGTGCGGGCGCTGCGGCGGTACCGAGTGGGCCGGCGGGAGGACTACGTGCAGTACAAGGCGCTGGCCCGGGCCGTGCGCAACCTGGCCCGGAAGCTCCGTGACCTGGGCCCGGCCAGCGCCGCCTTCCGCGCCCGCTGCGCCGCCGcgctgctggagaagctgcacGGGCTGGGGCTGGTGAAGAGCCGACAGTCGCTGGCCGTCTGCGAGAGCCTCTCGGCCGCCGCCTTCTGCCGCCGGcgcctgccctgcctgctggtGAAGCTGCGCATGGCGCAGAACCTGCGCCACGCCGTCACCTTCGTGGAGCAGGGGCACGTCCGCGTGGGACCCGAGGTGGTGACTGACCCCGCGCTCCTCGTGCCCCGCGCCGTCGAGGACTTCATCACCTGGGTGGACGCGTCACGCCTGCGGCAGAAGGTACTCGACTACAACCAGGAGCGCGACGACTTCGACCTGGCTGCCTag
- the PLA2G7 gene encoding platelet-activating factor acetylhydrolase isoform X1 gives MRLLPPALCASPGPARRGGVTPGTATSSRYPLRHGQPDLVSPGVEPGIRHSCWKNGSGVVFLRDIPLPLMHRPVFLEEQQNPLSVRFVAPQISRVPPRPHQPKVSSHFSVSARCCLLLGIQDTTRKIPSRTGLSVKAPMEMWSTSSTEKFYRIPEGKGPHSVGCTDLMTENAVEGSFLRLYYPAYDATDIEEARWIPDKEYYQGLSDFLNMYRVVGERLFHYYVGSVTCPAKSNAAFKPGEKYPLLVFSHGLGAFRTIYSAICIEMASQGFIVAAVEHRDESASATYYCKRRSVSESQEESMPNMEKEWIYYRKLKTGEEERCLRHKQVQQRAQECIKALNLILKINSGEEVTNVLHSDFDWNSLKDSVDTSRIAVMGHSFGGATVIESLSKEIRFRCGIALDVWMLPVGDDIYQNSIQQPLLFINSEKFQWAENILKIKKLISNDTNKKMITIKGSVHQSFPDFTFVSGGIIARFFKLKGEIDPNEAIDISNHASLAFLQKHLSLKKDFDRWDSLVDGIGANVIPGTNIDTSPAEPE, from the exons ATGCGGCTGCTTCCCCCCGCGCTCTGCGCATCGCCGGGGCCAGCCCGGCGCGGAGGGGTCACCCCAGGTACGGCCACATCGTCCCGATACCCGCTCCGGCACGGGCAGCCCGACCTTGTCTCGCCAGGGGTCGAGCCCGGGATTCGTcattcctgctggaaaaatGGCAGCGGCGTTGTGTTTCTCCGTGACATCCCACTCCCCTTGATGCACAGGCCGGTTTTCCTTGAGGAGCAGCAGAATCCTCTCTCTGTGCGGTTCGTAGCGCCGCAGATCTCCCGAGTGCCGCCGCGGCCTCACCAGCCAAAGGTTTCATCCCACTTTTCTGTAAGTGCACGGTGCTGTCTGCTCCTTGGGATTCAGGATACAACAAGGAAAATCCCCAGTAGAACAG GTTTGTCAGTGAAGGCACCAATGGAAATGtggagcaccagcagcactgagaagtTTTACAGGATCCCTGAAGGAAAGGGACCACACTCGGTTGGATGTACAGACCTGATGACAGAAAATGCAGTTGAG GGAAGCTTTTTGCGCCTGTATTATCCAGCATATGATGCCACAGATATCGAAGAAGCACGATGGATTCCAGACAAAGAATACTATCAGGGACTCTCTGACTTCCTTAATATGTACCGTGTTGTAGGAGAAAGGCTTTTCCATTACTATGTTG GTTCAGTGACCTGTCCTGCAAAGTCAAATGCTGCTTTTAAGCCAGGAGAAAAATACCCACTTCTTGTTTTTTCCCATGGACTTGGAGCTTTTCG GACAATCTATTCTGCTATTTGCATAGAGATGGCTTCTCAGGGCTTTATAGTGGCTGCTGTGGAACACAG AGATGAATCTGCTTCAGCCACATATTATTGTAAAAGAAGGTCCGTTTCTGAATCACAGGAAGAGTCTATGCCTAACATGGAGAAGGAGTGGATCTACTACAGGAAACTGAAAACTGGAGAGGAGGAGCGTTGCTTGCGCCATAAGCAG GTGCAGCAAAGAGCACAGGAGTGTATCAAAGCTCTCAACCTCATTCTTAAAATCAATTCAGGAGAGGAAGTAACGAATGTACTACATTCAGACTTTGACTGGAACAGCCTAAAG GATTCTGTTGATACTAGCAGAATAGCTGTGATGGGACACTCTTTTGGTGGTGCTACAGTTATTGAAAGTCTCAGCAAAGAAATAAGATTTAG GTGTGGCATTGCCCTCGATGTATGGATGCTTCCTGTAGGTGATGACATTTACCAAAACAGCATCCAGCAACCGCTGCTTTTTATCAACTCTGAAAAATTCCAGTGGGCTGAGAACATCTTAAAGATTAAGAAGCTCATCTCCAATGATACAAACAAGAAAATGATCACTATCAA ggGGTCAGTACATCAGAGCTTTCCCGATTTCACCTTTGTGAGTGGAGGAATCATTGCaagatttttcaaattaaaaggagaaatagaTCCAAACGAAGCTATTGATATCAGCAATCATGCTTCATTAGCCTTCCTCCAGAAACATCTGA GTCTTAAGAAGGATTTTGATCGGTGGGATTCTCTTGTGGATGGCATAGGAGCCAATGTTATTCCTGGAACCAATATTGACACATCTCCAGCTGAACCTGAGTAA
- the PLA2G7 gene encoding platelet-activating factor acetylhydrolase isoform X2, translated as MRLLPPALCASPGPARRGGVTPGLSVKAPMEMWSTSSTEKFYRIPEGKGPHSVGCTDLMTENAVEGSFLRLYYPAYDATDIEEARWIPDKEYYQGLSDFLNMYRVVGERLFHYYVGSVTCPAKSNAAFKPGEKYPLLVFSHGLGAFRTIYSAICIEMASQGFIVAAVEHRDESASATYYCKRRSVSESQEESMPNMEKEWIYYRKLKTGEEERCLRHKQVQQRAQECIKALNLILKINSGEEVTNVLHSDFDWNSLKDSVDTSRIAVMGHSFGGATVIESLSKEIRFRCGIALDVWMLPVGDDIYQNSIQQPLLFINSEKFQWAENILKIKKLISNDTNKKMITIKGSVHQSFPDFTFVSGGIIARFFKLKGEIDPNEAIDISNHASLAFLQKHLSLKKDFDRWDSLVDGIGANVIPGTNIDTSPAEPE; from the exons ATGCGGCTGCTTCCCCCCGCGCTCTGCGCATCGCCGGGGCCAGCCCGGCGCGGAGGGGTCACCCCAG GTTTGTCAGTGAAGGCACCAATGGAAATGtggagcaccagcagcactgagaagtTTTACAGGATCCCTGAAGGAAAGGGACCACACTCGGTTGGATGTACAGACCTGATGACAGAAAATGCAGTTGAG GGAAGCTTTTTGCGCCTGTATTATCCAGCATATGATGCCACAGATATCGAAGAAGCACGATGGATTCCAGACAAAGAATACTATCAGGGACTCTCTGACTTCCTTAATATGTACCGTGTTGTAGGAGAAAGGCTTTTCCATTACTATGTTG GTTCAGTGACCTGTCCTGCAAAGTCAAATGCTGCTTTTAAGCCAGGAGAAAAATACCCACTTCTTGTTTTTTCCCATGGACTTGGAGCTTTTCG GACAATCTATTCTGCTATTTGCATAGAGATGGCTTCTCAGGGCTTTATAGTGGCTGCTGTGGAACACAG AGATGAATCTGCTTCAGCCACATATTATTGTAAAAGAAGGTCCGTTTCTGAATCACAGGAAGAGTCTATGCCTAACATGGAGAAGGAGTGGATCTACTACAGGAAACTGAAAACTGGAGAGGAGGAGCGTTGCTTGCGCCATAAGCAG GTGCAGCAAAGAGCACAGGAGTGTATCAAAGCTCTCAACCTCATTCTTAAAATCAATTCAGGAGAGGAAGTAACGAATGTACTACATTCAGACTTTGACTGGAACAGCCTAAAG GATTCTGTTGATACTAGCAGAATAGCTGTGATGGGACACTCTTTTGGTGGTGCTACAGTTATTGAAAGTCTCAGCAAAGAAATAAGATTTAG GTGTGGCATTGCCCTCGATGTATGGATGCTTCCTGTAGGTGATGACATTTACCAAAACAGCATCCAGCAACCGCTGCTTTTTATCAACTCTGAAAAATTCCAGTGGGCTGAGAACATCTTAAAGATTAAGAAGCTCATCTCCAATGATACAAACAAGAAAATGATCACTATCAA ggGGTCAGTACATCAGAGCTTTCCCGATTTCACCTTTGTGAGTGGAGGAATCATTGCaagatttttcaaattaaaaggagaaatagaTCCAAACGAAGCTATTGATATCAGCAATCATGCTTCATTAGCCTTCCTCCAGAAACATCTGA GTCTTAAGAAGGATTTTGATCGGTGGGATTCTCTTGTGGATGGCATAGGAGCCAATGTTATTCCTGGAACCAATATTGACACATCTCCAGCTGAACCTGAGTAA
- the TDRD6 gene encoding tudor domain-containing protein 6, producing MSSGPGSLSRGDSVTLRVRAVGLYPEVPVLRLWGLLGESKADYVLLYREIQAAAGPRLAARPEPSGPGASGTRLCPGELALVEVLGVWYRCCVVNCSAQGYRVFLLDEGYVVTTSAYYLARGCSDLFQLPPEVLGCVVADVLPSHSNEGTASGDSPVSKWTVEAMEFINFLQGKEVSGVVQEVIMPQVIVLELPQLVAQMQQLGLAKRVSPSWFCQVLRRCLPSGQLKKQLCQQSPACSLGAFAVPQLVRVLLSYQSLSPALDYYYPQLQLGVTEPVLVTHVSDPHHIFCQLQCLSQEISCLSETICHAYDRWEQDILPKVGSPCAARGMDGQWYRAILLELVAGEQDQCAALVVFVDYGKKETVTTANLRHLPAECFRMPVVTYVCALQGVSDGGCGWSSLQVDLLKALVLGRGVSAHIKAFNSFEHLYYVTLYGENGVDLNHLFGSQACCLASSYVSQTEAHEQLEVEESLIEELGLPPEATPVLAQGDLAAAAVAGVSLKTWTLYSAQVSHLQDPSEFWLQLPEYYQLFRQLRQCMWNFYSHSTKLDGAGWDPQPGSLCCASGNEGVFYRAVVTRVLDTGVEIHLVDRGSTETVDLCAVKELLPRFRELPALALKCCLAGVSPPRGSWSEAAVSAFREMVLNKELKVWFLNVQGDKYMVEIFDQSQLGEGRVSKLMTQGGYAKYQGYEIPKTSQKSDKSVTQASSLVCAVEESQVNAEKRLRKECDLKSSDRILDSHMGVMVRESPVAAIYNSKSRESLLSRDYEGKENLHTSLRQNYVEIKPGSSCGGHLEVGSTVNVILSYVENPSCFWCQLSRNCQDLEILMDEIQEHCKSSSQPHVWPNLVCLAQYSEDKKWYRALIVSEGVCAEKVEVIYVDYGNREQVCLTKLRAINERFLRLEAQAFRCSLYNLIQPNGQNPFAWDEEAIQAFRQFVVDSSSDLDLKCTIFALASINRDLFNIVDLITPFQSACQFLTERGVARPLFPQKHLESLVQLHSFYYSSHGIKIGSEEDVYITHVENPWTFYCQLERCADTLAQLADNISSLSERVTSSGTLGKSGTLCLARYSDSQWYRGVIMERQPNAKVFFVDFGNTETIETDDLLILPNDASDILLVPMQAIKCSVSDVSCVSKEAATWFKEAVLERRLKAIVVAKDSDNTLLVELFDRNTQINTKLKELSLNSTGLCSRVHNETSCTGNTDVNERGETAESPFNAGRPLERKKCRPKAQQEQGSKRHFKEVVNLFQHSVKGHVAAGLLEPDEMLSSKNNTVLLNKVGEESLLFSQMDTLSDTKSDAESRCIMLKNASDLPPQKIVPALKTLVYVSYVSDPQDFYVQLGSDEVQLNNILEVLNNGKSVKDPCRQLFQAGDLISAVYSEDSLWYRAVVKEKTSDNSIRVHYIDYGDTSVISVDQARRLPKNLSSIPAMSIHCFLGGLKCTKNAGWTEKAVFYFTKRTSEILLSCEFVKKVEDKWEVILSDHQGIITVDLADKDLASRERLFSRRKIDKRENCEMITGCEPLPPQVQNEISCESNCKSFIWKFPEAGQTLKIYVTVVNSPGYFWCHRADTKDVSYIDKKIEEAEKLGLSSLNDGKSCIKSGDICLAKYSQDGWFYRAQISSVNDDSVVVRHVDYGSEESVSLELIRQMPCELLRVPGQAFACCLSGFSPPDGSWLSEANKKFYDMTENLVLEAKVVEICKNKDSEVPLCVVKLEASGNSINEEMKPFWKANKETDDSAFSNLCNTLKENRSSDSNLSLGLNKETTAACGLAQEESESALFCSDPFLGVTSECLETVEAAVSVGAASGKVDGGYEIGKCENSYDKEIPLSEGDSANSMLLEPMRNCSPRIVGNGMKAAEQDLSEILFGEQAELKAEVTGSDPAASLFLGTEQELQRLPVLQAQPFASNGTEILGELDPLEKHLPCNDLNELLQELEGVKEKSSYGEGTKEALEAKSLEMQAASGSETRKTVLEQELLELPDVREETGQLTALNCLEILPLLNEKENLVLPVSDREKSVELILSDVQPSLGEKTKKLQANLSGIHEAEAIVDDWMEADSPSLRLSSSGGRPEKELHQKMHDKQSMLGAKFEPFLELVLPNVQPPEEDREEDLLRLEHAVLQSSANSGSQFSFISKDSANQRPVFAVKSCDYKVEKHKGWQKKKDYCLEDWMEQDLSDSFKESGNLCVQSLGCKPGEDEKQNENLADCSAAHHDYPCNLKGFAVGSKCVVWTSLKWCDARILEVSEKGTKVLNLCSGNEEIVHPENVWNGIPDGARRSSEALTPATENLQSLPEESLLQEQQTGCSSNLTEDPHVLQQC from the exons ATGAGCTCCGGGCCGGGGTCCCTCAGCCGCGGCGATTCCGTCACCCTGCGGGTCCGCGCCGTGGGGCTGTATCCTGAGGTGCCCGTCCTGCGGCTGTGGGGGCTGCTGGGTGAAAGTAAGGCTGACTATGTCCTCCTGTACCGAGAGATCCAGGCGGCAGCCGGGCCGCGCTTGGCGGCCCGCCCAGAGCCCAGCGGGCCGGGGGCCAGCGGgaccaggctgtgcccaggagagCTGGCACTGGTGGAGGTATTGGGTGTGTGGTACCGCTGCTGTGTGGTGAATTGTAGTGCTCAGGGGTATCGTGTCTTCCTGCTGGACGAGGGCTACGTGGTGACCACATCCGCCTATTATCTGGCACGGGGCTGCTCAGACCTGTTCCAGCTGCCCCCGGAGGTGCTGGGCTGTGTCGTGGCCGATGTCCTACCTTCCCACAGTAACGAGGGAACAGCAAGTGGGGATTCACCCGTGTCCAAGTGGACCGTGGAGGCGATGGAGTTCATCAACTTCCTGCAAGGCAAGGAGGTGTCTGGTGTGGTGCAGGAGGTGATAATGCCGCAGGTCATCGTGCTCGAGCTGCCCCAGCTTGTGGCTCAGATGCAGCAACTGGGCCTAGCCAAACGTGTCTCTCCCAGCTGGTTCTGCCAGGTGCTCAGGCGCTGCTTGCCTTCTGGCCAGTTAAAGAAGCAGCTCTGTCAGCAGTCTCCAGCATGTTCCCTCGGAGCTTTTGCGGTTCCACAGCTTGTCCGTGTGTTGCTCTCATACCAGTCTCTGTCACCTGCCTTGGATTACTACTACCCTCAGCTTCAGTTGGGTGTGACAGAGCCTGTCCTAGTGACCCATGTCTCTGACCCACACCACATTTTCTGCCAGTTGCAGTGCCTGTCACAGGAGATCTCTTGCCTTTCTGAGACCATTTGCCATGCTTATGACCGGTGGGAGCAGGACATACTGCCCAAAGTGGGCTCACCCTGTGCTGCCCGTGGGATGGATGGCCAGTGGTACCGTGCCATTCTGCTGGAGCTCGTTGCTGGGGAGCAGGACCAGTGTGCAGCTCTTGTGGTCTTTGTGGACTATGGCAAGAAGGAGACTGTGACCACAGCGAACCTGCGCCATTTGCCTGCCGAGTGTTTTCGCATGCCTGTGGTCACTTACGTGTGTGCTCTTCAGGGTGTTTCAGATGGGGGCTGTGGCTGGTCCTCGCTGCAGGTTGATTTACTGAAAGCGTTGGTGCTTGGCAGAGGAGTGAGTGCTCACATCAAAGCCTTTAACTCCTTTGAGCATCTCTATTATGTGACTCTGTATGGGGAAAATGGTGTTGATTTGAACCATCTTTTTGGGTCTCAGGCTTGCTGCCTGGCCAGCAGTTATGTGAGCCAAACTGAGGCTCATGAGCAGCTGGAAGTAGAGGAATCCTTAATTGAAGAGTTGGGATTGCCACCAGAAGCAACTCCTGTTTTAGCACAAGGAgatttggctgctgctgctgtagctgGTGTGTCTCTGAAGACCTGGACATTGTACAGTGCGCAGGTCTCCCACCTCCAAGACCCGTCTGAgttctggctgcagctccctgagtATTACCAGCTCTTCAGGCAGCTGAGGCAGTGCATGTGGAATTTTTATTCCCATTCCACAAAGCTGGATGGTGCTGGGTGGGATCCACAGCCTGGATCCCTTTGTTGTGCCAGTGGGAACGAGGGTGTCTTTTATCGAGCAGTGGTTACCAGAGTACTGGACACTGGGGTGGAAATACACCTGGTGGACAGAGGCAGTACAGAAACTGTGGATCTGTGTGCTGtgaaggagctgctccctcGGTTTAGGGAGCTGCCTGCTTTAGCTCTGAAGTGTTGTTTGGCAGGTGTCTCCCCTCCAAGAGGGAGTTGGAGTGAAGCTGCTGTGTCTGCATTCAGGGAGATGGTACTGAACAAGGAACTAAAGGTTTGGTTTTTGAATGTGCAGGGTGACAAATACATGGTTGAAATTTTTGACCAGTCCCAGTTAGGAGAAGGAAGAGTAAGTAAACTCATGACCCAGGGGGGTTATGCTAAATACCAGGGGTATGAAATACCTAAGACTTCCCAGAAATCAGATAAGTCTGTGACACAGGCCTCTTCCCTAGTGTGTGCTGTAGAGGAAAGCCAAGTAAATGCAGAGAAGAGGCTCAGAAAAGAATGTGATCTAAAGAGCAGTGATAGAATACTTGATTCTCACATGGGTGTGATGGTCAGAGAGAGCCCTGTTGCAGCCATTTACAATTCTAAAAGTAGGGAATCTCTTCTTTCTCGAGACTACGAGGGTAAGGAAAATCTGCACACCTCTTTGAGGCAGAACTATGTGGAAATTAAGCCAGGCTCCTCTTGTGGAGGCCACTTAGAAGTGGGAAGTACAGTTAATGTTATTTTGTCATATGTTGAGAATCCTAGTTGTTTTTGGTGTCAGTTAAGTAGAAATTGCCAGGACCTTGAGATACTAATGGATGAAATTCAGGAGCATTGCAAGAGTTCATCCCAGCCACATGTTTGGCCAAATCTTGTGTGTTTAGCCCAGTACTCGGAGGATAAAAAATGGTACAGGGCTTTAATAGTTAGTGAAGGAGTTTGTGCAGAAAAAGTAGAAGTCATATATGTTGACTATGGCAACAGAGAGCaggtgtgtttaacaaagctCCGTGCAATTAATGAACGCTTCCTTAGGTTAGAGGCTCAGGCATTCAGGTGCAGCCTTTACAACTTAATCCAACCCAATGGTCAGAATCCTTTTGCTTGGGATGAAGAAGCAATTCAGGCTTTTCGTCAGTTTGTTGTTGATTCATCATCTGACCTTGACCTGAAGTGTACAATCTTTGCCTTGGCTTCAATAAATAGGGACCTGTTTAACATTGTAGATTTAATCACACCTTTTCAGAGTGCTTGCCAGTTTCTCACTGAGAGAGGTGTAGCCAGACCTTTATTTCCTCAAAAGCATCTGGAATCTTTGGTCCAGCTTCACTCTTTCTATTATTCTAGTCACGGTATCAAAATTGGGAGTGAGGAAGATGTTTATATTACGCATGTTGAGAATCCATGGACGTTTTACTGCCAGCTTGAAAGGTGTGCAGATACCTTGGCACAGCTGGCTGACAACATCAGTTCCCTGAGTGAGAGAGTGACCAGCTCAGGAACCTTGGGGAAGTCTGGGACCTTGTGTCTGGCAAGGTACTCTGACAGTCAGTGGTATAGGGGAGTAATTATGGAAAGACAACCTAATGCTAAAGTCTTCTTTGTGGATTTTGGAAACACAGAGACAATAGAGACAGATGATCTGCTTATTTTACCCAATGATGCTTCTGATATCTTGCTTGTGCCGATGCAGGCCATAAAATGTTCTGTGTCTGATGTATCATGTGTTTCCAAAGAAGCTGCAACGTGGTTTAAGGAAGCTGTCCTGGAAAGGAGATTAAAAGCAATAGTGGTAGCAAAGGACTCTGATAATACACTGCTGGTTGAGTTGTTTGATAGAAATACTCAAATTAATACAAAACTGAAAGAGCTAAGCCTAAACAGTACAGGACTGTGTAGTCGTGTACACAATGAGACTTCATGCACTGGAAATACAGATGTGAATGAGAGGGGTGAGACTGCAGAGTCCCCTTTCAATGCAGGTAGGcctcttgaaagaaaaaaatgtcgACCCAAAGCCCAGCAAGAGCAAGGGAGCAAAAGACACTTCAAAGAAGTTGTAAACCTATTCCAGCACTCTGTGAAGGGGCATGTGGCAGCTGGATTACTAGAACCTGATGAGATGCTTAGCAGTAAGAACAATACTGTTTTGTTGAATAAAGTAGGGGAGGAGTCTCTGCTCTTTTCCCAAATGGATACACTGTCAGATACTAAATCTGATGCTGAAAGCAGGTGTATAATGCTTAAAAATGCATCTGATCTACCACCACAGAAGATAGTGCCAGCTCTTAAAACCTTAGTGTATGTGTCTTATGTCAGTGACCCACAGGATTTTTATGTTCAACTAGGGAGTGATGAGGTTCAGCTTAACAACATTTTGGAAGTTTTAAACAATGGGAAATCAGTGAAGGACCCTTGTAGACAGCTTTTCCAAGCAGGAGATTTAATCAGTGCTGTTTATTCAGAAGACAGCCTTTGGTATCGAGCTGTAGTAAAAGAGAAGACTTCTGACAATTCGATAAGGGTACATTATATTGATTATGGTGACACTTCTGTGATTAGTGTTGATCAAGCACGCAGGCTCCCTAAGAACTTGTCATCTATTCCAGCAATGAGCATTCACTGCTTTCTAGGTGGACTCAAATGCACAAAAAATGCTGGCTGGACAGAGAaagcagtgttttatttcacCAAGAGAACAAGTGAAATCCTGCTCTCGTGTGAATTTGTAAAGAAGGTTGAGGATAAATGGGAAGTTATTCTCAGTGACCATCAAGGTATAATAACAGTGGATTTAGCTGATAAAGATCTTGCAAGTAGAGAAAGACTTttctcaagaagaaaaattgataAAAGAGAGAACTGTGAGATGATCACTGGCTGTGAGCCTTTGCCTCCTCAGGTACAAAATGAGATTTCCTGTGAAAGTAATTGTAAATCGTTTATCTGGAAATTTCCAGAGGCAGGTCAGACTTTAAAAATTTACGTCACAGTGGTAAATAGTCCAGGATACTTCTGGTGTCACCGTGCTGACACCAAAGATGTGAGCTACATCGataaaaaaatagaggaagCTGAAAAGCTTGGACTAAGCTCTCTGAATGATGGCAAGTCTTGTATTAAAAGTGGTGACATTTGTCTAGCAAAATACAGTCAAGATGGGTGGTTCTACAGAGCTCAGATCAGCAGTGTGAATGATGACAGTGTAGTTGTTAGACATGTGGATTACGGAAGCGAGGAAAGCGTCAGCCTGGAGCTGATCCGACAGATGCCGTGTGAACTGCTCAGAGTACCTGGGCAAGCATTTGCTTGCTGTCTGTCAGGTTTCAGTCCCCCAGATGGCTCATGGCTTAgtgaagcaaataaaaagttttatgATATGACTGAAAACCTTGTACTAGAAGCTAAAGTAGTAgaaatttgcaaaaataaagattCTGAAGTCCCTCTGTGTGTTGTTAAGCTGGAAGCTTCTGGCAATAGTATTAATGAAGAAATGAAGCCTTTTTGGAAGGCTAATAAAGAAACTGATGACAGTGCTTTCTCAAACCTTTGCAACACcctaaaggaaaacagaagttcaGACAGCAATTTGAGTCTTGGTCTCAACAAAGAAACTACTGCTGCTTGTGGATTAGCTCAGGAAGAAAGTGaaagtgctttattttgttctgaTCCTTTCCTGGGTGTAACTTCTGAGTGCTTAGAAACCGTGGAAGCAGCTGTGTCAGTGGGAGCTGCCAGTGGGAAGGTTGATGGTGGATATGAAATAGGAAAGTGTGAGAACAGTTATGATAAAGAGATACCTCTGTCTGAAGGTGACAGTGCTAACAGTATGCTACTAGAACCAATGAGAAACTGCAGCCCTCGTATTGTGGGGAATGGAATGAAAGCTGCAGAACAAGACCTGTCTGAAATACTGTTTGGAGAGCAGGCTGAGCTGAAAGCAGAAGTGACAGGCAGTGATCCAGCAGCCAGCCTTTTCCTAGGAACAGAACAAGAACTGCAGAGACTGCCAgtgctccaggcacagccatTTGCAAGCAATGGAACAGAGATATTAGGAGAACTGGATCCATTAGAAAAGCACTTACCATGTAATGATCTAAATGAGCTCCTACAGGAGCTAGAGGGAGTTAAGGAAAAGTCCTCCTATGGTGAAGGAACAAAGGAAGCACTAGAAGCAAAGTCTCTTGAAATGCAGGCAGCATCAGGCAGTGAAACAAGAAAGACAGTGTTGGAGCAGGAATTGCTGGAGCTGCCAGATGTGAGGGAGGAGACAGGGCAGTTGACAGCTCTGAACTGTCTTGAAATTTTACCATTActtaatgagaaagaaaatctaGTGCTTCCAGTTAGTGACAGAGAGAAGTCAGTAGAGCTGATTCTATCTGATGTTCAGCCTTCTTTGGGAGAGAAGACCAAGAAACTGCAAGCAAATTTGTCTGGAATTCATGAAGCAGAAGCTATAGTAGATGATTGGATGGAAGCAGACTCCCCTTCCCTAAGGCTGTCATCATCTGGTGGTAGACCTGAGAAAGAGCTGCACCAGAAGATGCATGACAAGCAGTCGATGCTAGGAGCCAAATTTGAGCCCTTTCTGGAACTGGTGCTGCCTAATGTTCAGCCTCCTGAGGAAGACAGGGAGGAGGACTTATTAAGGCTGGAACATGCTGTTCTACAGAGTTCTGCAAATAGTGGAAgtcaattttcatttatttcaaaagacTCAGCAAATCAAAGGCCTGTTTTTGCTGTGAAATCATGTGACTATAAAGTTGAGAAACATAAGGGGtggcagaagaagaaagattaCTGTCTGGAAGACTGGATGGAACAAGACTTGAGTGACTCTTTTAAAGAGAGTGGAAATCTGTGTGTTCAGTCTTTAGGCTGTAAGCCTGGGGAAGACgaaaagcaaaatgagaacTTGGCTGACTGCAGTGCAG CACACCATGACTATCCTTGTAATCTGAAGGGCTTTGCTGTTGGTTCCAAATGTGTGGTGTGGACTTCTCTCAAATGGTGTGATGCTCGCATTTTGGAGGTATCTGAGAAGGGTACCAAG GTCTTGAACCTCTGCAGTGGCAATGAGGAGATTGTGCATCCTGAGAACGTCTGGAATGGAATTCCTGATGGGGCTCGCAGATCATCTGAG GCATTAACCCCTGCAACAGAAAACCTGCAGTCCTTACCAGAGGAGTCCTTACTTCAAG AACAGCAAACTGGCTGCAGTAGCAATTTAACTGAAGATCCTCATGTCCTCCAGCAGTGTTGA